The following is a genomic window from Acidimicrobiales bacterium.
CCGGCGCTCGGTACCTGGCAGAGCGTGGTGATGGTCGACCTCAACGCCGACAACCGGCGGCGGCGGGCCAGGCTCAGCTTCATCTCCGGCTGAGTCGCGCTGGTCGACTCGGGCGGCCGGGCCCGGCGGGCCAGGCGGCGGTCGGCGAACCAGGGCCGCAGCACCAGGCGGGCCGGCGGCAGGTGGCCGTAGACGAGGACGCCATGGCCGGGTCGAATGCGTCGCAGGGTGTCGGCGGGGGCGAGGCGTCGGGGGCTGGTCGACCTCGTGGTCGAGACGCTTCCCTCGGCGCTCGTCGTGGTCGAGACCTGGAGGACCTCCTCTTCGCCCACCAGGTGGCTCAGATGATCGAGCGTCGCCGGGTCGGAGATGCCGGAGAGGACGACCTTGGCCCGGTGGTTGTTGACCACGGTGGCAGCCCGCTCCCCGTAGCGGGTGGAGATCTGGGCCATGTCCTGCCACACCGTCACGAGCTGGATGCCGTGACCGGCGGCGGTTGCCGCGAGGACGTCCAACTCCGCCAGCGGGGCGACGTTGGCCGCCTCGTCGAGCACCACCAGCAACGGGGGTTCGAGCGGGCGGCGCTGGGCGGCGACCTGATCGAAGGCGGTCGTGAGCATCTGGGTGACGAGCGCCGCGAACACGGGCCGAAGACGCTGCTGCTCGTGGGCGGGGGCGCAGACGTACAGCGTGTGGTGGCCACCGTCGAGCAGGCGATCCGGATCGATATCGGCCCGGTTGCCGTGCACCGACATGGTCGGGTCGGCAAACGCGTCCAGGACCGTCTCGGCCGTGGTGTACACCGAGCTGCGCTGTCGTTCGTCGCGCTGCCAGGTGGCGCGCGCCGCCTGGAGCGGATCGGGATCGCCGATCGCCTCGAGCACGAGAGCGACCTCGCCGACGTCCTGCTCGTCGACCCACCGCACGACCTCCGACATGCCCCGTCCCGTGCGGGCCGCGGCGAACAGGAGCGGGGCCAGGAGCTTGGCCGCCGTGGCGTACCAGAAGTCGGCGTCGGTCAGCCCCGTCCCCTGGTGGGCCCGCCCCGCCGTG
Proteins encoded in this region:
- a CDS encoding type IV secretory system conjugative DNA transfer family protein, which codes for MAAPSDSALVALAGVVAIAELLWCAGQLAGWLATGTWPRVSPSSAPALMIGLVERPGRPWASWPPPYRGLGATELYLVLVAVIAAAAGLAWLVAAGWRRCAGDAPMSRARSRSAAWARSRELRPLVVRSSLPGRVTLGRAPGGGASVRPRYLAAEPRQSVIVVGPTQTQKTTGFAVPALLEWAGPVLATSVKTDLVQDTISWRSRIGEAWVYDPAASTGLPAASWSPLEASTSWLGARRMAEGLCTAGRAHQGTGLTDADFWYATAAKLLAPLLFAAARTGRGMSEVVRWVDEQDVGEVALVLEAIGDPDPLQAARATWQRDERQRSSVYTTAETVLDAFADPTMSVHGNRADIDPDRLLDGGHHTLYVCAPAHEQQRLRPVFAALVTQMLTTAFDQVAAQRRPLEPPLLVVLDEAANVAPLAELDVLAATAAGHGIQLVTVWQDMAQISTRYGERAATVVNNHRAKVVLSGISDPATLDHLSHLVGEEEVLQVSTTTSAEGSVSTTRSTSPRRLAPADTLRRIRPGHGVLVYGHLPPARLVLRPWFADRRLARRARPPESTSATQPEMKLSLARRRRLSALRSTITTLCQVPSAG